The following are from one region of the Cloacibacterium sp. TD35 genome:
- a CDS encoding phosphoribosylformylglycinamidine synthase gives MSHKKRIFVEKRGIFDVESPKVLNEIKSILPNILSVKVFNIYDIFGLDELEFEKVVNNTFVDPVVDILHHENPAKSIYFATEFLPGQYDQRADSAQQCIALLTGNEKSTVRSGKLIELQGINDADLPKIKNLLINKVESQEKNLEILEIPAEEIPDKIKIYHDFNDLTTQQLNDFYNNHGFAFGFDDLQFIQDYFKSENRNPTETELKVLDTYWSDHCRHTTFETELTDIQFEGKFKETLENIFNDYLEKRKFLGREAKPVSLMDLATVCARYFHKTGRLENLVVSDEINACTIEIEAEFDGKKEPWYLLFKNETHNHPTEIEPFGGASTCLGGAIRDPLSGRAFVFQAMRLTGAADVLEPISDTLPGKLPQRTISKQAANGYSSYGNQIGLATTHVSEIYDEGYKAKRMEVGFVAGAVPKDWVRREKPAVGDVVIVLGGATGRDGVGGATGSSKEQDETSIHTMSSEVQKGNAVEERKIQRLFRNPEVTKLIKKSNDFGAGGVSVAIGEIADSLEINLDILPLKYEGLNGTELAISESQERMAVVIEAHEKEKFIKFCEAENIKAVEIAKVTDSGRMQMFWNGQKIVDLSRAFLDTSGCAKKQDAKISHLQEVNSNSIEFNEENFYKILAEKNTASQKGLVEMFDSTVGATTVALPFGGKYQTTETEGCVQTLPILNAENIETVSYASWGFDAEISKQNSMIGASLAVVESVAKIVAMGGDFRNIRLSFQEYFEKLGNQPEKWGKPLASLLGAYDAQMNLGLAAIGGKDSMSGTYQDINVPPTLISFACADGKKLNTISPEFKKAGNFIYHFHHKTQENGLPNYQNLIEVFDYVHQGIQDKKIISVKTIKDGGIAVAVAKMSFGNLIGAEISIDEKFLLEKNIGGLVIESTEKLDSNLLQLIGEVKNSNIIKINNLGFEINKLLEVNSVTFENLFPTKEKERIQINFDENLNGTEKKSINIISHKIGKPRVFAPIFPGTNCEYETQNAFRKEGALVDSLPLKNLTHQLLDESIEAWVEKIKQSQILVFSGGFSAGDEPDGSAKFIVNVLKNEKMKNAVHELLSRDGMILGICNGFQALVKSGLLPYGEIRDLDETSPTLAHNAIGRHISQMVDVKVINDDSPWLKGMKGEVYTIPISHGEGRFMASEEVLLDLYKKGQIATQYIDTDGNIAHGMPFNPNQSLFGIEGITSESGKIFGRMGHPERFAEGLFKNIPTANYHNIFRNGVEYFK, from the coding sequence ATGTCTCATAAAAAAAGAATTTTCGTAGAAAAAAGAGGAATTTTCGATGTAGAAAGTCCTAAAGTTTTAAATGAAATTAAATCGATTTTGCCAAACATTCTATCGGTGAAAGTCTTTAATATCTATGATATTTTTGGCTTAGACGAATTGGAGTTTGAAAAAGTAGTCAACAATACTTTCGTAGATCCAGTAGTGGATATTTTGCATCATGAAAATCCTGCAAAATCCATTTATTTTGCAACAGAATTTCTTCCTGGTCAATATGATCAAAGAGCAGATTCGGCACAGCAATGTATTGCTTTACTCACTGGAAATGAGAAATCTACCGTAAGAAGTGGTAAATTGATTGAATTACAAGGAATCAATGATGCTGATTTGCCTAAAATCAAAAATTTACTCATCAATAAAGTGGAATCTCAAGAAAAAAATCTTGAAATTTTAGAAATTCCAGCGGAAGAAATTCCAGATAAAATCAAAATTTATCACGATTTCAACGATTTAACAACTCAACAACTTAACGATTTTTACAACAATCACGGTTTTGCATTTGGTTTTGATGATTTGCAGTTCATTCAAGACTATTTTAAATCAGAAAACAGAAATCCTACCGAAACAGAACTAAAAGTTTTGGATACGTATTGGAGCGATCATTGTCGTCATACTACTTTTGAAACAGAACTAACTGATATTCAATTTGAAGGAAAGTTCAAGGAGACTTTAGAAAATATTTTTAATGATTATTTAGAAAAAAGAAAATTCTTGGGCAGAGAAGCAAAACCTGTTTCATTGATGGATTTAGCTACTGTTTGCGCAAGATATTTCCATAAAACAGGCAGGCTAGAAAATCTTGTAGTTTCAGATGAAATCAATGCGTGTACTATAGAAATTGAAGCTGAATTTGATGGCAAAAAAGAGCCATGGTATTTGTTATTCAAAAACGAGACGCACAATCACCCTACAGAAATTGAACCTTTTGGTGGTGCTTCTACTTGTTTAGGTGGTGCAATCAGAGATCCATTATCCGGTAGAGCTTTTGTTTTCCAAGCGATGCGTTTAACAGGTGCTGCAGATGTTTTAGAGCCTATTTCTGATACTTTGCCAGGGAAATTGCCACAAAGAACCATTTCTAAACAAGCGGCAAATGGCTATTCTTCTTACGGAAATCAAATTGGGTTGGCAACTACTCATGTTTCTGAAATTTATGACGAAGGTTACAAAGCGAAGAGAATGGAAGTTGGTTTTGTTGCAGGGGCGGTTCCTAAAGATTGGGTTCGCAGAGAAAAACCAGCTGTTGGAGATGTAGTAATTGTTTTAGGTGGTGCAACAGGAAGAGATGGGGTTGGTGGTGCAACGGGAAGTTCTAAAGAGCAAGACGAAACTTCAATTCATACCATGAGTTCTGAGGTGCAGAAAGGAAATGCTGTGGAAGAACGTAAAATTCAAAGATTGTTCAGGAATCCAGAAGTAACAAAGTTGATTAAAAAATCAAATGATTTTGGAGCGGGTGGAGTTTCCGTTGCGATTGGCGAAATTGCTGATTCACTGGAAATTAACCTTGATATTTTACCTTTGAAATATGAAGGTTTAAATGGAACAGAACTCGCTATTTCGGAATCTCAAGAAAGAATGGCGGTAGTTATTGAAGCTCACGAAAAAGAAAAATTTATCAAATTCTGTGAAGCAGAAAATATAAAAGCCGTTGAAATTGCAAAAGTTACAGACAGCGGAAGAATGCAAATGTTCTGGAACGGACAAAAAATTGTAGATCTCAGCAGAGCTTTTCTCGATACAAGTGGTTGCGCAAAGAAACAAGATGCTAAAATATCTCATTTGCAAGAAGTTAACTCAAATTCTATTGAATTTAATGAAGAGAATTTCTACAAAATTTTAGCAGAAAAAAATACGGCATCTCAAAAAGGATTGGTTGAAATGTTTGATTCCACAGTTGGTGCTACAACAGTTGCGCTTCCTTTCGGTGGGAAATATCAAACTACTGAAACCGAAGGTTGTGTGCAAACTTTGCCGATTCTCAATGCTGAAAATATTGAAACGGTTTCTTATGCGAGTTGGGGTTTTGATGCTGAAATTTCCAAACAAAATTCTATGATTGGGGCAAGTTTAGCAGTTGTAGAATCTGTTGCTAAAATCGTCGCAATGGGAGGTGATTTTAGAAATATCAGACTGAGTTTTCAGGAATATTTTGAGAAACTAGGAAACCAACCTGAAAAATGGGGCAAACCTTTAGCTTCACTTTTAGGTGCTTATGATGCGCAAATGAACCTTGGTTTAGCAGCAATTGGAGGTAAGGATTCTATGAGTGGAACGTATCAAGATATCAACGTTCCGCCAACCTTAATTTCATTCGCTTGTGCTGATGGAAAAAAATTAAACACTATTTCTCCTGAGTTCAAAAAAGCTGGAAACTTCATTTATCATTTCCATCACAAAACTCAAGAAAATGGATTGCCAAATTATCAAAATTTAATCGAAGTTTTTGATTATGTTCATCAAGGGATTCAAGACAAAAAAATCATTTCTGTTAAAACCATTAAAGATGGTGGAATTGCAGTTGCGGTTGCTAAAATGAGTTTTGGAAATCTTATAGGTGCAGAAATTTCTATTGATGAAAAATTCTTACTCGAAAAAAATATCGGTGGATTAGTAATAGAATCTACTGAAAAACTAGATAGTAATTTACTTCAATTAATAGGTGAAGTTAAAAATTCAAATATAATCAAAATCAATAATTTAGGTTTTGAAATCAATAAATTACTTGAAGTTAATTCTGTAACATTTGAAAATTTATTTCCAACTAAAGAAAAGGAAAGAATTCAAATTAATTTTGATGAAAATCTAAACGGAACAGAGAAAAAATCAATCAACATTATTTCTCATAAAATAGGAAAACCTAGAGTTTTTGCGCCAATTTTCCCAGGGACCAATTGTGAATACGAAACACAAAATGCTTTCAGAAAAGAAGGTGCATTAGTAGATAGTTTACCACTGAAAAATTTAACCCATCAATTGCTTGATGAAAGTATAGAAGCTTGGGTAGAAAAAATTAAACAGTCACAGATTTTAGTGTTTTCAGGAGGCTTTTCAGCAGGTGATGAACCAGATGGTTCCGCTAAATTTATTGTGAATGTTTTGAAGAACGAAAAGATGAAAAATGCAGTTCACGAATTACTTTCCAGAGACGGAATGATTTTGGGAATTTGCAACGGTTTTCAAGCTTTGGTAAAATCTGGTTTGCTTCCTTATGGAGAAATCAGAGATTTAGATGAAACATCGCCAACTTTAGCGCACAACGCTATTGGAAGACACATTTCTCAGATGGTAGATGTAAAAGTCATCAATGATGATTCTCCTTGGTTAAAGGGAATGAAAGGCGAGGTTTATACCATCCCGATTTCTCACGGTGAAGGTAGATTTATGGCTTCGGAAGAAGTGTTGCTAGATTTATATAAAAAAGGTCAGATTGCTACGCAGTACATCGATACTGATGGGAATATAGCACACGGAATGCCATTTAATCCTAATCAATCGCTGTTCGGAATTGAAGGAATTACCAGCGAAAGTGGTAAGATTTTTGGAAGAATGGGGCACCCAGAACGTTTCGCAGAAGGTTTGTTCAAAAACATTCCTACCGCTAATTATCATAATATTTTCAGAAACGGAGTTGAATATTTTAAATAA
- a CDS encoding porin family protein, producing MKKIFLGLTVLASSLSFAQQFGVKAGLNLSDISNTSTAVDTKMKTGFYAGVTATFPITESYSIKPELVYNQMGAKTDLYDFGGIIGQVSTTTKLDYLSLPIMLQYNLPSNLYLEVGPEFSYMLSANQSLNTIISPSTDINMDYLNRFNVGAGVGAGLKINENLGINARYTFGLTGIGKNGNVTDYFLSNSKNNNLQIGLDFNF from the coding sequence ATGAAAAAAATATTTTTGGGATTAACCGTTTTAGCAAGTTCACTTTCTTTTGCTCAACAATTTGGAGTAAAAGCAGGTCTTAACTTATCAGACATTTCTAATACCTCTACCGCAGTAGACACGAAAATGAAAACTGGATTTTATGCAGGTGTAACAGCTACTTTCCCGATTACAGAATCTTACAGCATTAAACCAGAATTGGTATACAACCAAATGGGAGCAAAAACCGATTTATATGATTTCGGAGGAATTATTGGCCAAGTTTCTACAACAACTAAACTAGATTATCTATCATTACCGATTATGTTACAGTATAATTTGCCAAGTAATTTATATTTAGAAGTGGGACCAGAGTTTAGCTACATGCTTTCTGCAAACCAAAGTTTAAATACTATTATTTCACCTTCTACAGATATTAACATGGATTACTTAAACCGATTCAACGTAGGTGCTGGAGTGGGCGCTGGACTTAAAATCAATGAAAATTTAGGCATCAACGCTCGTTATACTTTCGGTTTAACAGGAATTGGAAAAAATGGAAACGTAACCGATTATTTCTTAAGCAATTCTAAGAATAACAACTTACAAATAGGTCTTGATTTCAACTTTTAG
- a CDS encoding porin family protein — protein MKKLFLTAAVAVSSLTFAQQFGAKAGMNVSSISDEGFDDTKSKVGYYAGVFMNVPVSESFSIQPEVLYNNLGSKVSSTVLGTTYSSTLNLDYVAVPVMFQYKATPQFYLEAGPEFGFLVGAKQKYDDGNSSSVTELNKDDFNSFNMGVGLGLGFDISKNVGLNARYVAGFSDITKESGPSTDAKNKNNAFQVGLNIKF, from the coding sequence ATGAAAAAATTATTTTTAACCGCTGCAGTAGCAGTAAGCTCACTGACATTTGCACAGCAATTCGGAGCAAAAGCAGGTATGAACGTTTCATCTATTTCAGACGAAGGATTTGATGACACTAAATCAAAAGTAGGTTATTACGCAGGTGTATTTATGAACGTTCCAGTTTCAGAATCATTCAGCATTCAACCAGAAGTTTTATATAACAATTTAGGCTCTAAAGTATCTTCTACCGTATTAGGAACTACTTATTCTTCTACCCTTAACTTAGATTACGTAGCAGTACCTGTAATGTTCCAATACAAAGCCACTCCACAGTTTTATCTAGAAGCAGGTCCAGAATTTGGATTTTTAGTAGGCGCTAAACAAAAATATGATGATGGTAACTCATCAAGCGTAACAGAGTTAAATAAAGATGACTTCAATAGCTTCAACATGGGAGTTGGTCTAGGTCTAGGATTTGACATTTCTAAAAATGTAGGTCTTAACGCAAGATATGTAGCTGGCTTCAGTGACATCACGAAAGAATCAGGACCTTCAACTGACGCGAAAAACAAAAACAATGCTTTTCAAGTTGGTTTAAATATAAAGTTCTAA
- the aroB gene encoding 3-dehydroquinate synthase yields MLSILDSEFSALNTFIQEKNPSQIFILVDENTHQHCLPTLLGNLDTDIHFEIIEIESGEDAKNISTVVQLWEILSDFEADRKSLLLNLGGGVITDLGGFVASTYKRGISFINIPTTLLAMCDASIGGKTGIDHQYLKNIVGTFAEAEHILVYPEFLKTLDFVELRSGFAEMLKHGLIADVSHWNDLITIEELSPENIASHIENSMMIKENVVVKDYKEKSLRKILNFGHTIGHAVESLCLKTHHVIPHGEAVALGMIIETKISELENLISPEKAQHIIENIQKYYPYISISAFSNEEIFSLMLNDKKNDHGKINFSILEGLGKCNYDYKVSQEHIEQALDYYRNINA; encoded by the coding sequence ATGCTTTCTATTTTAGACTCAGAATTTTCAGCACTTAATACCTTTATACAAGAAAAAAATCCTAGTCAGATATTCATATTGGTAGACGAAAACACTCATCAACATTGCCTTCCTACACTTTTAGGAAATCTAGATACCGATATTCACTTCGAAATCATAGAAATAGAATCAGGAGAAGATGCTAAAAATATTTCTACCGTTGTTCAACTTTGGGAGATTTTATCAGATTTTGAAGCTGATAGAAAATCATTACTTCTCAATTTAGGAGGTGGGGTGATTACAGATTTGGGCGGTTTCGTAGCATCTACTTACAAGAGAGGGATTTCTTTCATCAATATTCCTACTACACTTCTAGCAATGTGTGATGCTTCTATTGGAGGAAAAACAGGAATAGACCATCAATATCTCAAAAACATTGTAGGAACTTTTGCCGAAGCAGAGCATATTTTGGTTTATCCAGAATTTTTAAAAACGCTGGACTTTGTAGAGCTAAGAAGCGGTTTTGCAGAAATGCTAAAACATGGCTTAATTGCAGATGTTTCTCACTGGAATGATCTCATTACCATAGAAGAACTTTCGCCCGAAAATATCGCTTCGCATATAGAAAACTCTATGATGATTAAAGAAAATGTGGTGGTAAAAGATTACAAAGAAAAAAGTCTTAGAAAAATATTAAATTTTGGTCACACTATTGGTCATGCTGTAGAAAGTCTTTGCCTGAAAACACATCACGTAATTCCACATGGTGAAGCGGTAGCGCTTGGAATGATTATCGAAACGAAAATTTCAGAGTTAGAGAATCTTATTTCGCCAGAAAAAGCGCAACACATTATTGAAAATATTCAAAAATACTATCCATATATTTCGATTTCTGCATTTAGCAATGAAGAAATTTTCTCACTGATGCTCAATGACAAAAAGAATGACCATGGAAAGATTAATTTCTCTATTCTAGAAGGTTTAGGCAAATGCAACTATGACTACAAAGTAAGTCAAGAGCACATAGAACAAGCTTTAGATTACTACAGAAATATCAATGCATAA
- the purC gene encoding phosphoribosylaminoimidazolesuccinocarboxamide synthase produces MNKGEMLYEGKAKQVFATENPEEVIVKFKDDATAFNAQKRGSFDLKGEMNNAITTLIFEYLQEKGIPTHFIKQLNEREQLVRKVNIIPLEMVVRNYAAGSMAQRLGVEEGIKSPVTIFDICYKKDELGDPLINDYHAIFLGAATKEELDEMYALTNKINELLKELFDKMNIILVDFKIELGKTSDGKIILADEISPDTCRLWDKDTMKKLDKDRFRRDLGEVTEAYVEIYERLKKALGK; encoded by the coding sequence ATGAATAAAGGTGAAATGCTTTACGAAGGAAAAGCAAAACAAGTTTTCGCAACAGAAAATCCAGAAGAAGTAATCGTAAAATTCAAAGACGATGCCACAGCATTTAATGCACAAAAACGTGGAAGTTTCGATTTGAAAGGCGAAATGAACAACGCAATTACGACGCTAATTTTTGAATATTTACAAGAAAAAGGAATCCCAACTCATTTCATTAAACAATTAAATGAAAGAGAACAATTGGTAAGAAAAGTGAACATTATTCCTCTAGAAATGGTGGTGAGAAACTATGCTGCAGGAAGTATGGCTCAAAGATTAGGAGTAGAAGAAGGAATTAAATCTCCAGTGACTATTTTTGATATTTGTTACAAAAAAGACGAATTGGGAGATCCTTTGATTAATGATTATCACGCCATTTTCCTAGGAGCTGCTACGAAAGAAGAATTAGATGAAATGTATGCTTTAACTAACAAAATCAATGAGTTACTGAAAGAATTGTTTGACAAGATGAACATTATTTTGGTAGATTTCAAAATCGAATTAGGAAAAACATCTGATGGTAAAATTATTCTCGCAGACGAGATTTCTCCTGATACTTGCAGACTTTGGGATAAAGATACCATGAAAAAATTGGATAAAGATAGATTTAGACGTGATTTAGGAGAAGTAACCGAAGCGTACGTAGAAATCTATGAAAGATTGAAAAAAGCTCTAGGAAAGTAA
- the purF gene encoding amidophosphoribosyltransferase: MKDIKLTYQEQFSQEFYGRNLLRTQEEEFLDAPKEECGIFGLYSDNEVDTFSLSQFGLFALQHRGQEACGISVSSQGKIITVKDEGLVLDVFKTIPNPEALLGNAVIGHTRYTTAGDKKTYNFQPFFAKNEYDQIILSIAHNGNLTNAQELKAELEAEGVVFKATSDSEVILRLIQKNLDLGLRGAIKATMEKIEGAYSVVGMTRNKFFAFRDFHGIRPLVLGAIDEKTFACASETCALDAVGAQYVRDILPGEIVYTSEHHEGLQSFLVKENCERRICAFEYIYFARPDTTLEGINVHEIREKSGEKIWEQAPVKADVVIGVPDSGVPAAIGYSKASGIPFRPVLIKNRYIARSFIVPSQEMRERVVNLKLNPIVSEIKGKSVVIIDDSIVRGTTSKRLVKILRDSGAKEIHFRSVSPPIIAPCFLGIDTPKKDDLIAANMSVDELKDYLGVDSLEFLSIDNLKVILGSSDHCFGCFTEKYPVNKPKETHLFD, encoded by the coding sequence ATGAAAGATATAAAATTAACATATCAAGAACAATTTAGCCAAGAGTTTTATGGCAGAAATCTTTTAAGGACTCAAGAAGAGGAATTCTTAGATGCTCCAAAAGAAGAATGCGGTATTTTTGGATTATATTCTGATAATGAAGTAGATACATTCTCGCTTTCGCAGTTCGGGTTGTTTGCTTTGCAGCATCGCGGGCAAGAAGCTTGCGGTATTTCTGTTTCTTCTCAAGGCAAAATTATTACGGTAAAAGATGAGGGTTTGGTACTGGATGTTTTTAAAACCATTCCAAATCCTGAAGCATTATTGGGAAATGCAGTGATAGGACACACGCGTTATACTACTGCTGGAGATAAAAAAACCTATAATTTTCAGCCATTTTTTGCGAAAAATGAGTACGACCAAATTATTTTGTCTATTGCTCATAATGGTAATTTAACCAATGCGCAAGAACTCAAAGCGGAGTTAGAAGCTGAAGGTGTAGTTTTTAAAGCAACTTCAGATTCTGAGGTAATACTGAGATTGATTCAGAAAAATCTAGATTTAGGATTGCGTGGTGCGATAAAAGCTACCATGGAAAAAATAGAAGGTGCTTATTCCGTTGTAGGAATGACTAGAAATAAATTTTTTGCTTTCAGAGATTTTCACGGAATTCGTCCTTTGGTTTTAGGAGCGATAGATGAAAAAACTTTCGCTTGTGCTTCTGAAACATGCGCACTAGATGCTGTAGGAGCGCAATATGTAAGAGATATTCTTCCTGGTGAAATTGTTTACACTTCTGAGCATCACGAAGGTTTACAGAGTTTCTTGGTTAAAGAAAATTGTGAAAGAAGAATCTGTGCTTTTGAATATATTTATTTTGCAAGACCTGATACCACTTTAGAAGGAATTAATGTACATGAAATCCGAGAAAAGTCTGGCGAAAAAATTTGGGAACAAGCTCCTGTAAAAGCAGATGTGGTAATTGGGGTTCCAGATTCTGGGGTTCCAGCTGCAATTGGCTATTCTAAAGCTTCTGGGATACCATTTAGACCAGTTTTAATTAAAAATAGATACATTGCAAGAAGTTTTATTGTTCCGTCTCAGGAAATGAGAGAAAGAGTGGTAAATCTTAAATTAAACCCTATTGTTTCTGAAATTAAAGGAAAATCTGTGGTCATCATTGATGACTCTATTGTAAGAGGAACAACTTCTAAACGATTGGTGAAAATTTTAAGAGACAGTGGAGCGAAAGAAATTCATTTCAGAAGTGTTTCTCCGCCTATTATTGCGCCATGTTTCTTAGGAATTGATACTCCAAAAAAAGATGATTTAATTGCAGCGAATATGTCTGTGGATGAATTAAAAGATTATTTAGGAGTAGACAGCCTAGAATTTTTGAGCATTGATAATTTAAAAGTGATTTTAGGTTCTTCTGACCATTGTTTCGGTTGTTTTACAGAAAAATATCCGGTAAATAAGCCAAAAGAGACGCATTTGTTTGATTAA
- the purB gene encoding adenylosuccinate lyase — protein MNSYKNPLEERYSSEEMLFNFSPNQKFRTWRKLWIALAEIEKDLGLDITDEQIAQLKEHSENIDFEKAAHYEKKFRHDVMAHVHTYGDVAPLAKPIIHLGATSAFVGDNTDLIQIRDGLQIIRKQLVNVIKNLSDFSLQYKDLPTLGFTHFQPAQLTTVGKRATLWLQSLLLDLEELEFFLETLRFRGVKGTTGTAASFLELFNGDYSKVKHLDKELSKRFGFEKVFGVSGQTYDRKIDAKVLALLSNIAQSAHKFTNDLRLLQNLKEIEEPFEKNQIGSSAMAYKRNPMRSERISALAKYVMSLQNSSAMVAATQWFERTLDDSANKRLTIPQAFLAVDAILLIWNNIMNGIVVYENRIHKHIMEELPFMATEYIIMEEVKAGGDRQEIHEVIRVHSMEASKKVKMEGKENDLIERIMNDDSLKLDKSKLKEVLDPKNFIGFAPIQTEEFVQQEIQPVLEKYADLIGLESELKV, from the coding sequence ATGAATTCTTATAAAAATCCATTAGAAGAGCGCTATTCTAGTGAAGAAATGCTCTTCAATTTCTCGCCTAATCAGAAATTTAGAACTTGGAGAAAACTGTGGATTGCGCTCGCAGAAATAGAAAAAGACCTCGGTTTAGACATTACCGATGAGCAAATTGCTCAGCTCAAAGAACATTCAGAAAACATAGATTTCGAAAAAGCAGCACACTACGAAAAGAAGTTTCGTCATGATGTGATGGCACATGTTCATACCTATGGAGATGTAGCACCATTAGCTAAACCAATCATTCATTTAGGTGCAACTTCGGCATTTGTAGGAGATAATACAGACCTTATTCAAATTAGAGACGGACTGCAAATTATCAGAAAACAATTGGTGAATGTGATTAAAAACCTTTCTGATTTTTCACTTCAATATAAAGATTTACCAACGCTTGGTTTCACACACTTTCAACCGGCACAGTTAACTACTGTAGGAAAACGTGCTACGCTTTGGTTGCAATCTTTACTTCTGGATTTAGAAGAATTAGAATTTTTCCTCGAAACATTAAGATTTAGAGGTGTAAAAGGAACCACAGGAACCGCAGCAAGCTTTTTAGAGCTTTTTAACGGAGATTATTCTAAAGTGAAACACTTAGACAAAGAATTGTCCAAACGTTTTGGTTTTGAAAAAGTTTTCGGAGTTTCTGGTCAAACTTACGATAGAAAAATTGATGCAAAAGTTTTGGCGTTATTGTCAAATATTGCACAATCTGCTCATAAATTCACCAACGATTTAAGACTTTTACAGAATTTAAAAGAAATAGAAGAACCTTTTGAGAAAAATCAAATTGGTTCATCTGCGATGGCTTACAAACGTAATCCTATGCGTTCTGAAAGAATTTCTGCATTAGCAAAATATGTGATGTCATTGCAAAATTCATCTGCAATGGTAGCGGCTACTCAATGGTTCGAAAGAACTTTAGACGATTCTGCAAATAAAAGATTAACAATTCCTCAAGCGTTTTTAGCAGTAGATGCTATTTTATTGATTTGGAATAACATTATGAATGGTATCGTAGTATACGAAAACAGAATTCATAAACATATTATGGAAGAGCTTCCGTTTATGGCGACAGAATACATCATCATGGAGGAAGTAAAAGCAGGTGGTGACCGACAGGAAATTCACGAAGTGATACGCGTTCATTCTATGGAAGCCTCGAAAAAGGTAAAAATGGAAGGCAAAGAAAATGACTTAATCGAAAGGATCATGAATGACGACTCCCTGAAATTAGACAAGTCGAAATTAAAAGAGGTTCTAGACCCTAAAAATTTCATCGGCTTCGCACCTATCCAAACCGAGGAATTTGTTCAGCAAGAGATTCAACCTGTTTTAGAAAAATACGCCGACCTAATTGGCTTAGAATCAGAACTAAAAGTATAA